A window of Roseburia hominis A2-183 genomic DNA:
CAGCACAAACGATGCCTTGATACCGACGATATTTAACAGCTCGTTTGCCGCCTGTGCGCCCACAATCGTCGGGCTCTCCACATTATCCGCCGGGCACACGGAGATCGCAAATGCACCGCGGTAAACCTCCGCGTGGCGTACCGCCTCCGCTCTTGCCTTGTAGGCCGCCATGTCGTTGCGCAGCATCTTGCGCACGCGCGTCACTTCGGCTCCGGCTCTTCTCAGATATGCCGCCGCCTCGAAGGTGCGCACACCTGTCTTGGTCATAAAGTTGTTCGTGTCGATCAGAATACCAGCGTAGATACAGTCTGCCTCATGCGGCTCCAGCTTGATATTCTCGGAAAAATACTGCAGCACCTCCGCGATCATCTCGCAGGCGCTCGACGCATACGGCTCTACATAGGAAAGCACCGGATTCTCGATGACCTCGCTGCTCTGTCTGTGATGGTCAAACACGCACACCGTATCCGTGCGTTTTAACAGCTCCGGACACTCTGTATAACTCGGCCGGTTCACATCCACAACCATCACGAGCGTATCGCGGTTCGTCAGAAGAATTGCTTCCTCGCTCTTGATAAAGAGATCCGCCGGATAGCCTTTTTCCTCGGAAAATCCTTCCACAAGCGGACGCAGGGAAGATGTCACCTCATTTAAAACAATCTGCGCCTTTTTGCCGAGCACTCTGGCTGCGCAGTACACGCCGATCGCAGCACCGAGGGAATCCACATCGCTGATGCTGTGTCCCATGATAATCACATGCTCGCGGCTCTCAATCACCTCCCGCAGCGCATGTGCCTTGACTCTCGCCTTCACGCGGTTGTTGCGCTCCACCTGCTTGTTGGTCTTGCCGCCGTAATAAGTCACATCCTCGTTGTCGCGGACAACCACCTGGTCGCCGCCGCGTCCGAGTGCAAGATCAATCGCCATTCTGGCGTACTCGTAATTCTTGGTGTAGGAATCGCCGCCGACGCCGATACCGATGCTGAGCGTCACTGCCATCTCATTGCCGACTTTTACCGTCTTGACGTCCTCAATGATGCTGAAACGATCCTCCCGGAGCTTTCCGAGATATTGATTCTTAAAGACAACAAAATACTTGTCATTCTCGATCTTTCTGACGAGTGCATCAATCTCTGTAAAGTATTTGTTCACCTTCCGGTCAATTAACGCTACGAGCAGTGACCGCTTGACGTCCTCGATACTGTCGAGCGCCTCGTCATAATTGTCGATGTATACAAGCCCCGCCACCAGACG
This region includes:
- a CDS encoding DHH family phosphoesterase yields the protein MRKSNVKIKGKLRTYLYLPLLLTMLLIIINVFVYMEDTSSGVLFSGFVLLYFVIMLIAYLRNKPLLIDELINFATQYGLVQKQLLNEFEIPYALVDYNAKFLWVNEQFTEVTGKDKKYHKSVMTVFPTLTKELLQRSEPVESINLTYNDRYYRVALKRIYFDTMTHDSTIVSLDESNEYLTAMYLFDETELNRYIRENEEQRLVAGLVYIDNYDEALDSIEDVKRSLLVALIDRKVNKYFTEIDALVRKIENDKYFVVFKNQYLGKLREDRFSIIEDVKTVKVGNEMAVTLSIGIGVGGDSYTKNYEYARMAIDLALGRGGDQVVVRDNEDVTYYGGKTNKQVERNNRVKARVKAHALREVIESREHVIIMGHSISDVDSLGAAIGVYCAARVLGKKAQIVLNEVTSSLRPLVEGFSEEKGYPADLFIKSEEAILLTNRDTLVMVVDVNRPSYTECPELLKRTDTVCVFDHHRQSSEVIENPVLSYVEPYASSACEMIAEVLQYFSENIKLEPHEADCIYAGILIDTNNFMTKTGVRTFEAAAYLRRAGAEVTRVRKMLRNDMAAYKARAEAVRHAEVYRGAFAISVCPADNVESPTIVGAQAANELLNIVGIKASFVLTEYQGKIYVSSRSIDEINVQLIMERLGGGGHLNVAGAQLTDCSVLQAKHIIQDTIDEMLKEGDIEE